The DNA region CCAACGCCGCCTACGTCATCGCACTGCTCACCTCTCTGCTGGTGAAGTGGCCCCTGCTCGGTCTCGCCGTCGGATTCCTCATGGGCGACGGTCTCGCCTGGCGGACCGACAAGCGCAAGTACCGCGCCATGGTGCTCATCACCATCTGCTGGCTGGCGCTCTTCGGCCTGCGCCTCGTCGTGCAGCTGCCTCTCTTCTTCGCCGGGAACGTCGAGGCACTGGGGGTCACGAAGCTGCTGATGGGAGTGCCGCTGTACGCGATCCTGCTCGTGGTGTCGTGGCTCATCGTGCGCACCGTCTACCCGAAGACGGACACGGCCGCCGCTCGCTGAGGCACGCGGCATCCGGTGCTAGAGTTATCTTGATATCAAGATAGATTTCACGGCCGGTGGAGCCAGCATCAGCACTGCCGCGGGGCGGACCGCTTAGGTTAGCCTTGCTGGATCAGAGCAGGACCCGGCCGCGAAGATGAAGTGTTGCCGGATTCACTCCGGGCGGACCACCTAAGGAGATGCGACGTGTCTGCAGTAAACAGTTTCGGGGCGAAGGACACCCTCCGGGTCGGTGAGACGGACTACGAGGTCTTCCGCATCGACACCGTCGACGGCTACGAGAAGCTCCCGTTCAGCCTCAAGGTGCTCTTGGAGAACCTGCTGCGCACCGAGGACGGTGCGAACATCACGGATGCGCACATCCGTGCCCTCGGCTCCTGGGTGCCCACGGCGGAGCCCGACACCGAGATCCAGTTCACGCCCGCGCGCGTCGTGATGCAGGACTTCACCGGCGTTCCGTGCATCGTCGACCTCGCCACCATGCGCGAGGCTGTCGAGGCCCTCGGCGGAGACCCCAAGAAGATCAACCCGCTCGCTCCGGCCGAGATGGTGATCGACCACTCGGTCATCGCCGACCTGTTCGGAACCGAGAACGCCCTCGAGCGCAACGTCGAGATCGAGTACGAGCGCAACGGGGAGCGCTACCAGTTCCTCCGCTGGGGCCAGACCGCCTTCGACGACTTCAAGGTCGTTCCGCCCGGAACCGGCATCGTGCACCAGGTGAACATCGAGCACCTCGCCAAGGTCATCTACGACCGCCCGGTCAACGGCGTGCTGCGCGCATACCCCGACACCTGCGTCGGCACCGACTCGCACACCACCATGGTCAACGGCCTCGGTGTGCTGGGCTGGGGCGTCGGCGGCATCGAGGCCGAGGCGGCCATGCTCGGCCAGCCCGTCTCCATGCTCATCCCCAAGGTCGTCGGCTTCAAGCTCTCCGGTGTCATCCCGACCGGTGTCACGGCGACGGATGTCGTGCTCACGATCACCGACATGCTCCGCAAGCACGGCGTGGTCGGCAAGTTCGTCGAGTTCTACGGCGAGGGCGTCGCCTCCGTGCCGCTCGCCAACCGCGCCACCATCGGCAACATGAGCCCCGAGTTCGGCTCGACCGCCGCCATGTTCCCGATCGACGACGTCACCCTCGACTACCTGCGCCTGACCGGCCGCAGCGAGCAGCAGGTCGCGCTCGTCGAGGCCTACGCAAAGCTGCAGACCCTCTGGCACGACGCCGAGAAGGAGCCCGTCTTCAGCGAGTACCTCGAGCTCGACCTATCCACGGTCGTTCCGTCGATCGCCGGACCGAAGCGCCCGCAGGACCGCATCATCCTGGCCGAGGCCAAGAGCCACTTCGAGAGCGACCTCACCGACTACGCCGAGGTCGACCACGACCTCGTCGACCTCGAGGGCTCCGAGTCGTTCCCGGCCTCCGACCCGCCCGGCAACACGCCGGAGGACGAGCACTCGACCCACGCTCACCACCACCACAGCCACGCTCCGAAGTCGATCTCGAAGCCGACAGCGGTCGAACTGCCCGATGGCCAGAAGTTCACGCTCGACCACGGCGCCGTCACCATCGCGGCGATCACGTCGTGCACGAACACCTCGAACCCGTCCGTCATGCTCGCAGCGGGGCTCCTCGCCCGCAACGCCGTGCGCAAGGGCCTCAAGGCCAAGCCGTGGGTCAAGACCACGCTGGCTCCGGGGTCGAAGGTCGTCACCGACTACTACGAGAAGGCCGGCCTCACCCAGGACCTCGAGGACCTCGGCTTCTACACGGTCGGCTACGGATGCACCACGTGCATCGGCAACTCCGGCCCCCTCATCGAGGAGGTCTCGGCCGCGATCAACGAGAACGACCTGGCCGTCACGGCCGTGCTCTCGGGAAACCGCAACTTCGAGGGGCGCATCAACCCCGACGTGAAGATGAACTACCTCGCGAGCCCGCCGCTCGTCATCGCGTACTCGCTCGCCGGTTCGATGAACTTCGACTTCGAGGTCGACGCGCTCGGTCAGGACGGCGACGGCAACGACGTCTTCCTCAAGGACATCTGGCCCGACGCCGCCGAGGTCCAGTCCACGATCGACACCTCGATCAACAAGGAGATGTTCACGCACCAGTACGCGAGCGTCTTCGAGGGTGACGACCGCTGGCGCAACCTGCCGACGCCGACAGGCGCCACCTTCGAGTGGGACGCGGAGTCGACGTACGTGCGGAAGCCCCCGTACTTCGACGGCATGACCATGGAGACCACGCCGGTCACCGACATCGTCGGCGCCCGTGTGCTCGCCAAGCTCGGCGACTCCGTCACGACCGACCACATCAGCCCCGCCGGAAACATCAAGGCGGACAGCCCGGCCGGCCACTACCTCGACGAGCACGGTGTCGAGCGCAAGGACTACAACTCTTACGGCTCGCGTCGCGGCAACCACGAGGTCATGATCCGCGGAACGTTCGCGAACATCCGCCTGAAGAACCAGCTGCTCGACGGTGTGGAGGGCGGCTACACCCGCGACTTCACCCAGCCCGACGCCCCGCAGTCCTTCATCTACGATGCCAGCCAGAACTACCAGGCCGCAGGCACTCCGCTCGTCATCTTCGGCGGCAAGGAGTACGGCTCCGGCTCGTCTCGCGACTGGGCGGCCAAGGGCACGAGCCTCCTCGGCGTCAAGGCCGTCATCACCGAGAGCTTCGAGCGCATCCACCGCTCCAACCTCATCGGCATGGGCGTCGTGCCGCTGCAGTTCCCGGCCGGCGAGAGCTGGGCATCGCTCGGCCTCGACGGCACCGAGATCGTCTCGATCTCGGGCATCGAGGAGCTGAACAACGGAACCACTCCGAAGACCGTGCACGTCACGGCCGCGCCGAGCGAGCACTCGCCGGCAGGCAAGGAGACGGTCGAGTTCGACGCTGTCGTGCGTATCGACACTCCGGGTGAAGCGGACTACTACCGCAACGGAGGCATCCTGCAGTACGTGCTGCGCTCACTCGTCGCGTAGTCGCTCCACGCGCAGAACTGCCCACCGTCGTCGGCCGAGCCTCAGCTCGGCGGACGGCGGTGGGCAGTTCGCGTTCTCGGGGGACCGCTTCGTCAGCTCAGCGCGACTGGCGCTTCTTGTATGGCAACGGCTCGCCCTTCACCTTCGGCGCTCGTCCGACGCCCTTGGACGCCTTGGCCTTGCCTCCGGTCTTCGGCGCCGGCGGAGCGTTGGCCGCATCGAACGCGGCGATCTCGTCGTTCGCCGTCGCCAGGAAGAGCTCGCCGGCATCCGTCAGCGTCATCGGTCCGTCGCCCCGGCGGATCAGCACGGCACCGGCGACGGCCTCGAGCTGATTGAGCGAACCGCTGAGGGTCGAGTGCGAGACGCCGAGAACGGATGCAGCACGCCCGAGGTCGAGCTCGGTCGCCAGGGCGACGTAGTGACGGAGCATGGTGATGTCCACTGAGGTGGCCTTTCGTCGGGTCGTGCGTCCCACGGCCTCCTCCAGCGTACGGTGCCGACGCCGACCGCAACCCCTGCGAGGCGACTCGGAGCCAATGGGGGACGACCGCGTAGACTCGATCGAAGCCACCGGGCACACTCGGAGGCGAGCGAAAGGCGGTTGCGATGACCCTTCTGGAGACGATCAGGGGCCCCAGAGACCTCGACGCCCTCACGAAGGAGCAGTTCGAGCAGCTCGCCACGGAGATCCGGGAGCACCTCGTGCTGAACGTCTCCAAGACGGGCGGCCACCTCGGCCCGAACCTCGGCGTCGTCGAACTCACCCTCGCCATCCACAGCGTCTTCGATTCGCCCCGCGATTCGATCGTCTTCGACACGGGCCATCAGTCCTACGTGCACAAGATGCTCACGGGGCGTCAGGATTTCTCGACGCTGCGGCAGACCGATGGCATGGCGGGGTACCCCCAACGCTCGGAGTCCGAGCACGACATCGTCGAGAGCTCCCACGCCTCCAGCTCCCTCTCGTGGGCCGACGGCATCTCCCGCGCGTTCTCGATGACCGGGCAGGATGACCGCAGCGTCGTCGCCGTCGTCGGCGACGGAGCGCTCACCGGTGGCATGACGTGGGAGGCGCTCAACAACATCAGCGACGACAACACGCGTCGCCTCATCATCGTGGTCAACGACAACGGGCGCTCCTACGCACCCACGATCGGCGGCATGGCCCGGTTCCTGAACACCGTGCGCACCCGACGCAGCTACCGCAGCCTCTACCTCTCCAGCCGCGAGGCCTTCGACAAGCTCGGGGCCCCCGGCCGTGCCGTGTATCGCGGCTTCCGCGGAGGCCTGCACGGCTTCCTCGCCCGGTTCACGAACAACGAGGCCCTCTACTCGAACCTCGACATCAAGTACATCGGTCCCGTGCACGGTCACGACATCGAGGCCATGCGCGAGGCTCTCGAGCAGGCGAAGCACTACGGTGCCCCCGTCATCGTGCACGCCATCACCGAGAAGGGTCGCGGCTACGGGCCGGCGCTGCGCGACGTCGCCGACCAGTTCCACGCCGTCGGCCAGATCGATCCCGAGACGGGGGAGTCCCTGGAGACCGCCGGAGCGGCGAGCTGGACCAGCGTCTTCGCCGACCGTCTGGTGGAACTCGCCGCCGAGAACGAGCGCATCGTCGGCATCACCGCCGCCATGCTCCGCCCGACCGGACTGCACAAGATGGCCGAGCGCTTCCCGGGCCGGGTCATCGACGTCGGCATCGCCGAGCAGCATGCGGCCACGTCGGCGGCCGGCCTCGCCTTCGGCGGGATGCACCCCGTCGTGGCCATCTACGCCACCTTCATCAATCGCGCCTTCGACCAGGTGCTCATGGACGTCGCCCTGCACAAGGCCGGCGTCACGTTCGTGCTCGATCGAGCCGGTGTCACCGGGCCGGACGGTCCCAGCCACCACGGCGTGTGGGATCTCGCGATCCTGCAGGTGGTCCCCGGAATCCGTCTCGCAGCGCCCCGCGATTCCGTGCGTCTCGAGGAGGAGCTGACCGAGGCCGTCGCCGTCGATGATGCACCGACAGTGCTGCGCTTCCCGAAGGGCAGCGTCGGCGCCAGCTTCGAGGCAATCCGCCGCACCGACGACGGCGTCGACGTGCTCTCCGAGGGTCCGGGGCGCGATGTGCTCATCGTCACAGTGGGCCCCATGGCGGGCGTCGGGCTCGAGGTCGCCGAGCGGCTCGCCGCCCAGGGCATCGACGCGACTGTCGTCGACCCCCGGTGGGTCGTCCCGGTGCCGCGCAGCGTCGTCGACATGTCGGCGCAGCACCGCCTCGTGGT from Leifsonia sp. Root1293 includes:
- the acnA gene encoding aconitate hydratase AcnA, with amino-acid sequence MSAVNSFGAKDTLRVGETDYEVFRIDTVDGYEKLPFSLKVLLENLLRTEDGANITDAHIRALGSWVPTAEPDTEIQFTPARVVMQDFTGVPCIVDLATMREAVEALGGDPKKINPLAPAEMVIDHSVIADLFGTENALERNVEIEYERNGERYQFLRWGQTAFDDFKVVPPGTGIVHQVNIEHLAKVIYDRPVNGVLRAYPDTCVGTDSHTTMVNGLGVLGWGVGGIEAEAAMLGQPVSMLIPKVVGFKLSGVIPTGVTATDVVLTITDMLRKHGVVGKFVEFYGEGVASVPLANRATIGNMSPEFGSTAAMFPIDDVTLDYLRLTGRSEQQVALVEAYAKLQTLWHDAEKEPVFSEYLELDLSTVVPSIAGPKRPQDRIILAEAKSHFESDLTDYAEVDHDLVDLEGSESFPASDPPGNTPEDEHSTHAHHHHSHAPKSISKPTAVELPDGQKFTLDHGAVTIAAITSCTNTSNPSVMLAAGLLARNAVRKGLKAKPWVKTTLAPGSKVVTDYYEKAGLTQDLEDLGFYTVGYGCTTCIGNSGPLIEEVSAAINENDLAVTAVLSGNRNFEGRINPDVKMNYLASPPLVIAYSLAGSMNFDFEVDALGQDGDGNDVFLKDIWPDAAEVQSTIDTSINKEMFTHQYASVFEGDDRWRNLPTPTGATFEWDAESTYVRKPPYFDGMTMETTPVTDIVGARVLAKLGDSVTTDHISPAGNIKADSPAGHYLDEHGVERKDYNSYGSRRGNHEVMIRGTFANIRLKNQLLDGVEGGYTRDFTQPDAPQSFIYDASQNYQAAGTPLVIFGGKEYGSGSSRDWAAKGTSLLGVKAVITESFERIHRSNLIGMGVVPLQFPAGESWASLGLDGTEIVSISGIEELNNGTTPKTVHVTAAPSEHSPAGKETVEFDAVVRIDTPGEADYYRNGGILQYVLRSLVA
- a CDS encoding LysR family transcriptional regulator codes for the protein MDITMLRHYVALATELDLGRAASVLGVSHSTLSGSLNQLEAVAGAVLIRRGDGPMTLTDAGELFLATANDEIAAFDAANAPPAPKTGGKAKASKGVGRAPKVKGEPLPYKKRQSR
- the dxs gene encoding 1-deoxy-D-xylulose-5-phosphate synthase — translated: MTLLETIRGPRDLDALTKEQFEQLATEIREHLVLNVSKTGGHLGPNLGVVELTLAIHSVFDSPRDSIVFDTGHQSYVHKMLTGRQDFSTLRQTDGMAGYPQRSESEHDIVESSHASSSLSWADGISRAFSMTGQDDRSVVAVVGDGALTGGMTWEALNNISDDNTRRLIIVVNDNGRSYAPTIGGMARFLNTVRTRRSYRSLYLSSREAFDKLGAPGRAVYRGFRGGLHGFLARFTNNEALYSNLDIKYIGPVHGHDIEAMREALEQAKHYGAPVIVHAITEKGRGYGPALRDVADQFHAVGQIDPETGESLETAGAASWTSVFADRLVELAAENERIVGITAAMLRPTGLHKMAERFPGRVIDVGIAEQHAATSAAGLAFGGMHPVVAIYATFINRAFDQVLMDVALHKAGVTFVLDRAGVTGPDGPSHHGVWDLAILQVVPGIRLAAPRDSVRLEEELTEAVAVDDAPTVLRFPKGSVGASFEAIRRTDDGVDVLSEGPGRDVLIVTVGPMAGVGLEVAERLAAQGIDATVVDPRWVVPVPRSVVDMSAQHRLVVCIEDGIRVGGIGTRIRQDLREAGVDTAVTEVGLPDEFLDHGSRADILERTGMTPQHIAHDVVGMVLGSKLPHARAIDTGSTAITAGSGEH